The DNA window TTCTTGAATCATAGCTAAGTTATACTCTTAACTTACATAACATTGCTACATGCTAGCAAAACATTTGTCGGGTTGGAATTCATAACACCACTGAATGGCCACACATAGATACTTTTATGATACAATATTTTGTCTTGACAAGATAGTTATTGCCTAACACTCATATCTTGACATGTTGCAAATCAGTTGAAAAGTaaatgtgtaatatgtatagatgtgtgtgGAGTGAGCCCAATACTCTTACTAAGGAATGTAGTCTTTACTGCAGAACATTGCCCTATTATGATAGTCTTAAATACTGATCACAGTGTAGACCAATTCTCTCAGTCAATACAAGGATTCATTCAAATCTTATTCTATAAGATATAATATTTAAGTTTTATTTGCATAGTGTTAGATATGCAAAATATTGTAGTGTTGATATTGCAACCTTATTTTAAACTTTGgcaattctctctctctcttcaggATCTAAAACGGAATTATGATAGCAACTGGAGGAGTTATAACAGGACTGGCAGCCTTAAAGAGGCAGGATTCAGCCAGATCACAGCATCTTTTGTCTCGACCAACTTCTCCACCTCCAGAAAAAAAGCCTGTAAGACGTCGCCCGAGAGCTGATGTAGTAATTGTCAGAGGGAAAATTCGCCTGTACTCACCATCTGGATTCTTCCTTATTTTGGGGGTTTTAATATCGGTAGCAGGAATAGCAATGGCTGTCCTTGGCTATTGGCCTCAAAAGGAAGCATTTTTAACACCAGAGCTTACACTAGAAGTTAATAAAACTCAAATACTTAGGGAAACCGGAATGATGGTAAGATTTTTTGAACAACATCTACATTCAGAAAAAATGAAAATGCTTGGCCCTTTTACTATGGGTATtggaatatttatatttatttgtgcGAATGCTATCTTACATGAAAATCGAGACAAGGAGACTAAAGTAATCCATATGAGAGATATATATTCAACTGTAATAGATATTCACAGCATGAGGATCAAAGAACAAAAGCATCTCAATGGGGCTTACTCTGGTTTGTATGGAGAAACGGAGTACCGTCACTCTGACAACCCATGTGCATCTAAACTTGCTGCCAACACAATTGCATCCTTTCCTGGAAGTTATAGGAGTTCCAGTTCTATTGAGTATGAAGACAGCAATCCTCGCGAAAGTAAAAGCTTTACAAATCTTCTGCCTCCACTTCTTATGGAGCGCTCAGGCTCTGTGTTTGGCCTTCATGGCCACTCCAACAGAATAGGAGAAGACAAAAACCTCTGCTCCAAAAAATGTGAAACAAAATCTATAGTGTCATCATCAATCAATGCTTTCACATTGCCTGTTATTAAATTGAATAACTGTGTCATTGATGAACCAGATATTGATAATATAACTGAAGACTTAGAAATCAGTAACAGCAGACCCAGAAATGTATCAATGGATTCATTGGCTATTCCACTGCCAGATGATGGAAATAGACCATATAAACCCAATAGTTCACCATTATCAAGAAGTTACTCTATTATGGAACCAATAAGGTGTGACTCTATAGCTCCAGCACCAAATAATGGAAAACTTTTATCTCCAGGAGCTGCTAGAAAACAATTTGGATCTAACACATCTTTGCATATTTTATCTTCACATTCAAAATCTTTAGACTTAGATAGGGGACCTTCAACACTTAATGTTCAAGCAGAACAAAGAAAACATCCGAGTTGGCCTAGACTTGACCGAAGCAACAGCAAGGGTTATATGAAGCTTGAGAATAAAGAAGACCCTATGGACAGGTTGATTGTACCCCAAGCACCACCAACAAAGAAGGACTATACCAACAAGGAAAAACTTCTTATGATCTCAAGATCACACAATAACTTGAGTTTTGAACATGATGAGTTCTTGAGTAATAATCTTAAGAGAGGGACATCAGAAACCAGATTTTGAAATTTCGTTACTCACTTTTCTCTCCTGTAGAGATGGAATTTCGAAATATTCAAACTCATGACAGATGTgaaaatatttagatttttttatcagATAGAAGTCAAACATTTTTACTTGTCGTTTGTAGACagtgttattattacttttagttGTGTCCTGTTGCCAGTTATTTGGATACAAATAAATAACTGCTAATAAAGCTTTGAGAATGTCACTACTAAAAACAAGTGAAAACATTTTAAAGTGTCCCTCTTATAAAAGTCTCCTTCGGTTTCATTTGACATCATTGGGTGTCAACAGATGCAGGGTGCACATTGGGTGTTACAGGTGCCATTACGTATTACAGGTTCTGAGTCAAATGTATGACATTATTCTTGTTCATGAGTCTTACTACATTTAAACACATGTACAAGACTCTTGGGACATTGTATGGTTGCCATAGCTATTGTATTGCGCATTGTGCACCCAGCACTTCTCCATGCCTAACCTCTCTTTAATAATTCTTGCCTAATGCCGAGAGCCTTTAATGTCCCTCATCATCACTTATGGAAATTACTGATAGAAACTTAAGAGGCACTATTAGGGGGAGTTcatacggagtaacgtgccgcgtgatgtggcacgtatacggcgtgtgagactttgcgggccgtatacactttCATtgattcaatgggagcctggatcgtatacgccgctttattttgcggctgtgattaaAGTGAAACACCTTGGCCATGGACCCTCACAGATATCATTTTCTAGTGTCTATATAAACATACCCCTTTGAGGCCTCTTAAGTTACACTCAACCATAACTGAAGACCAAAGGCATAGTTTTGTACCCTAAGAAAATCTTCATAGATATATTTCATTGTTATGCTGGCTCATAATGAAAAATATGGCGATGAGGCCAATGGAAATCCTTACAATGAACTTCGACCCTATGTTTAGGATGTTTATGAATATTTTCAAATCCTTTTATATGGTTGTTTCTATTACCATATTATATGAAGTGTTCTTTTTATGGTTATTAATACATAAAAGTCTATTGCTGTAGAGGTATATTCATGTAGTATGATTCATGTAGTTTGGGTAAGCCAAAGAAATGTTCCCATGGAATCTTATAACTATGTTCAGCTACATATATGGACAAATGTCTTACCAAAGGCACACTGTAAACATTTATGGAGTTTATTGACGACTATCTAGGATTGCTTAGCTTACTTTCTTATGCTATTATGTAACTAGGTCCATGTATCCTAATGTGGAAATAGAGTACAGAATAGAAgactaataattttttttttatattttgcctTCATTTGTGTTTTAGtgcttttatataaaaaaataaaaacacatttaaagaGTACAGTATAATGGAATCTACATAatatgaaatactgtatgtgtgtttaAAGGTCACTATGTCAAACTTCATGTATCCCAAATTTATATTGACATATCCTGCTATTGTTCTGTGTAAAGGTAAAGAGTTTTTAGATTAGTATGGACCATAAAAGAacataaaagaaaatataatataatgaaaAATCTAATTATGTATTGAAATAAAAACCATTTATATAACAAAGCATCATTATAGTTACAGATTTAGAAAACACTTTGATAAAAATATCATAATATCTCCATTAATAcataaaataatggaaaaaaatatttaatccCTTCATTACTTCACATCAAACTTGCAAGATGAAACATTTTAAACTCTTTTAATCAGATCTATATTTTCCATAAAAGTCAATATTTCTAAAAATATTCTTCATATTATGAGAGTGAATTAAAAAATTCAATAGGAAATTTagtaaaaaatcacaaaaaaaacataatttattgaaaaaaaaacaaatctaaggggccgttcacacggagtaacacgccgcacattcaggcatgtatacacgtgcagaccgcggcgcttcaaaacagatcccattaatgtCAATGTGTGCTGGCATACgtgcgatacacattgaaatcaatgggttaaaaagccacccattgatttcaatgtgtatcgcgcgtatgctggcacacattgaaatgaatgggatctgttttgaagtgctgcgttctgacacgtgtatacgtgcctgaatgcatggcgttactctgtgtgaacgtccccttatcCCAAAAAAAATATCTCTACTAAGAATTGCTCAACTGGTGTAGAAAAATCTTTATTTACTTAaacaggttttcccatctcaatgttTCAGCACTGTGCAGTCttttcatctcacttcctgtatttctcctcccctcCTCTTGCTAAACGGGctagagaagtctcacaacacttatacagatcagattatacgctgatgcttgtacagaatggacttagTGCTATCTGTGTGTTACTTAGAGAGATtaacagacctgactttatcagcaaacttcaattagttgaatgattgtcctgccagcaagagcagtgagttaGTGACGTCACTTAtactataggtccatggttatagtaatgctgtgtaaacaatgggtggaataaggtcacatagcaggcaaacaaaataGAATTTCTAAATCCCCTTGAGATGGGGCACCCCCTTTAATTTAAGAAACTAAACTCAAATATTATTgaattatttctcttacttgtaaaGTGCCAACACATTTcaaagacattgtcaatcactgtctcaTATAAgacaatctaaattccccatcATTATGTCTTTGGTGTTTGGAAGGAAACAAGAGTACTTGGAGGAAAACCAAACAAATGTTTCCCTTGGCTGTATTCAAACTCAGGATTCTATTGCTACAAAGTAacagtggtaaccactgagccactgcgctGCCCATAATTTACTGGTAACACCAAAAATCACACATTAAACCAACCATAATTTAGTAGATTAAAATTATTAGTGCAAAGTTTTGGTGTGACTTAattatttaaaattattttttttatgctcatcatatagtgcagtatagtacatTCATGTGCAAAAAATGACCCCTGTACTATCTGGCCAGTCATAAAGTATATGCATGCCATATATTATAAGTTTAGAAATTTTAGAGAAGCAGATGCAAATTTACTAGTTTGGCATCTGTGTGCACAAAATGCCTGATGCCATACAGCATCTACCATTATAGAAGCAACTGGTTACCCCAACAAACTTGTATCTGTAATAATTGTATCACTATTATACAGTAATTCTACTGAAGTCATTTGACACTGGGACTTTTTGAGACTTGGCCAATACACATTATGTGATATTATGGTCTTGAAAAGTAGATGTCATTTGGAAATGAGCAAACTATCGATTTACAGTACTTTCATGCAGGCTTCTATATAGATACTGTGCTATATGCTTGGACACAGCTCAAGTCATATCAGTATTTCTAAATGCACCATAAATGCATGCTGAGATATATGTTGCATGTAATTAAACAGAAAAAAGTAGCTGATGCATTTTAGAGTCCAGTTGATACCCtgatttaggctggggccccacgttgtgaaacatagttttttttgttgcagatttggttgggtttttttgagccaaagtcaacagTGGATACAAAAGGAGCTGAATATATATAGGCACCACTTGTACTTCAAcactctgctcaatccactcctggctttggctaaaaaaaaccgcacaaaatctgcaacaaaaaaaagctacatttccgcaatgtggggcctgagccttaaagaggacctgtcaccacctccaccaagtccagcttTTTCCATGgtaataataattaaattatatatatatatatatatatatatatatatatatatatatatatatatatagtagcacttcagcactttacaaatccctTAATAGGCACAAATTTACAAATTCAAGTGTAATTGGAACCTTTGCTCTTCTTTGATGCCTGATGCCATAATTACTGTCAAGTGAATGGTTTTGGACCATAGCAGGCAAGGGGCATGATTGGCAATGTCCTCCTCTGATAGGACAGTGTGTCATAGAGCTCAGAATCATGGCCCCTTGACTCTCCAAAGCCACCTACTAGACTTGCGGAAGATGGTGAAAGAGTCTTTACTTGCtgggaggttctctttaagacaTTTTAGCTCTCAGTGATGATTCATACACTGTTCAGCACATTTCTACCAAACAAAGCATTTAGGAAACTACAGTATGCCAATGACATCATGCCTTAAGACATTGGTTGACAAGTATAGGTGGCCTTTTAGTGAAGTCAATATTCTACTCAGTATCCAAAgattcttaggctaggttcacattagtgcttgctctCTGTTGTTTAGCATACCTGGTGGACCACTGAAACAGTAGTTACATActgaacccagcagaccccattgactataatggagtccatcgtTTTGAAGCTGAAAGCATCAGAAAAAAAGAATCCtcaatgcaggacttttttctctaatAATTTTTGGTGGACTCTTCTACGTGTCAccaatggagactccaatgcagatgtgaacccgccttaGATGGTAAAAGATAACAGTTATTAAAGTACAGTATACTCAGAAAACATCATGCTTTCCCATGAACTGCATCTAAATTCAAGAACTAACTATCCATCAGGTAGTTAATAATATTAGTTTTGTAAAAGTAAATCTGGTTCATTTATTCAATTATGTTTCAAATGCCTACTTTGAAGAGAACCTgtgaccaggtctgaaaagcccaatgacgtaTCTCATAGgctctgtcaccctgagcatgttAGTGTTTTGGTTAATCAAATTCATTCAGCTACTCCAAAAATATAAGCCCTTTAAGTGTTCATGCAAATTAGGATATACTAGACACTATCTATATACTAGTCTATAGTATCTCTTTGagtggggtctctgtgtgctttaTGTCATGCTATGTTACCACCCACTAAATCAACAGTAAAAGGTCTTATAATTATGTAATGGCTGATCAGATTTAGGTAAACCAAACACCAAAGTGCTTAGGATGACTAAGCCTATGAGGTGATGTAGGTCATTGGGCTTTTTCAGACCTGGTGGCAGGTACTCTTTATATATGTTACTTTACGAACTGAGAGATCTAAATGGATTGAAAGTACATTATTGCATATCCAATATTTCTGTATTCTGTATAGGTAGGTGCACTGACAGGGTTTCACCTCAATATAAAGTAGAAAAATTATATTTTCTGCAAAAAGTGAAGacaacttttatttaaagggttgtcccatctcaaggatcctatctatactggtagcttatgaaaatttaagccttttcctaaatgtattgctttacaaattctgctttgttacttagcatatatatttataacccccattgtttacacagcgttggtataaccacggacctataggacaagtgatgtcactcactcactgctgttGCCGGGCAATCCGTTCTGATAATTTCAATTATCTATTAAATCcaaatctgttatctctctgtgtaaacacacagataaaactttgtttgttctgtacaagaatctgcagattatgtgACCTGCAGAaatgttctgtgtcccgttcagcaggagggggggggggggagggagagaaatacaggaagtaaaaAACAGACACTGCatccagcctggctgaaaggctgacatgggaaaacccctttaagccaagaacATGCAATCCATAAAAAGGGTTAAACGTTTTTCGGTCCTTGtgatggaccttcatcagacccgAATTGCCAGTAATGGTGTAGATAGCAGCTTTCTTCACTTTAGCTTCTATATGCTCAATACGGTGttctccttattagagatgagcgaacactgtttgaaacagccattccgaaaagcacactcacagcacgctcccatagaaatgaatgtgcttccattcatttctatgggagcgtgctgttcggatcggctgatccgaacagttttCACTCATGTCTACTCCTTATACCTGCTACTTCTGCTTCTTGCTTTCTTATACTATCTACACCATTACTGGCAATCCGGATCCATCACAAGGACTGAAAAACATTTAACCCTTTTTATGGATTGCATGTTCTTAGCTTAAATAAAAATTGTCTTCACTTTTTGCACAAACTTTTGAGTGCCTGATATTTATTTTTCTACAATCACTATGAGATTGACATGAATTAGAGTTTAATTAAAATCTTGCATTGATGTGGTCAATTCAAAACAATGGGGTAAGTTCATAGAAAGAAGTAATGTACTGGTGAATTCAGCAACATCAAAAGACCTAGAACAGCATGAAAGACAAGCAAAGTGGTTGTCACGGAGCAAGCATCTTATTTTCAGGGTTTACAGTCAGGCCATGCCATTATGAATGTGTATACtctatggaaagaatatgcaaatatatttcccaaggatgtaaatagggaaacactgcctctgtatgcgtATACTCTAAAGAGGGTTTGTCTTAAGATGCAAACCACTGGTAACACTCAATACCAGAAGAGTCAGATTAGACTTTGCTTTAAAACATCACAAAAAGTCTGACTaaggtattttttgtttttttttagattaaacCAACAATTAATTGTTGGATGGAAATATGGATATAGAAGAGTGTGGAAAAGAAAGGAAGTGCTGATAATTAAAGGATACAATCCATGTATTAAACATAAACAATTTATTGTAGGTAAATAGCACAGGTACAAAAAGTATATAGGGTGAATCCGTCAACCTCTGATTCAGAGAGATCAGAAAATgtattaaagagaagcagcactCCAACCGATAAAATCCTCCTATAATCCCAATATAATATTTCAGCTCAGTGTGAGCCTTTCTTACATAGCACTGCTTGAAAAAAGCTCTCGCTGAGCTTAAACATTACATTGGGAATTAAAGGAGGATTTCATTGTTTGAAGGTTTGTCGTAATTTATTACATGTATCAAGCATGGTGTGAGGCAGTATCTacacatagacatccaaatcggGTCACTGGTGTTGACTTTGGATAGAAATAAAATGATGTTTTAGAAAAGGCTCAAATTCTGCAAAAGTCATTGGACAGCCATTTGGTTCAAGACATTAGGCAGTCATTGACTGCAACCAATCTTAAAATAAGATTCCTTATATGTATAATGATGATAACTTTTTCAAGTAATTTTTAGCCTATGAAAATGGAGGCAatctttttattaataaataatccCAATGACCTCAATCATGCTGATTTTGTTGAAACCTAGTAAGTAATGTACTAAGGATGAATTATACAAATTATGTTGCAGTTATGGAAATACACTATGTCTCTGACTAGACGGTGTACCTGCACTCCCAAATGTATTGGTTTAATTTATTCTTTTCAAAAGCTCCTCAATTTATTGTTCTTAAGAATTGCACATTATTGAACGttattttctatgttttataggttCTCTCTTCTTTACCTATGTACTGATATTTTCATGTGTTGTAATTTTGCAGTATGTTCTTGTGAGGTTTATTGTATGCTAATAGTGCCTCTATTCTATAcagggtttacatctgcatttatATCCTTTAAATCCAAAACTCAGATTACTGGACCATAGCAGCAGCAACCATTACATGTATGGAAAAAAAGATGGCGTCCACTATGTTGATTTATCCTAGGAATTATTTCAGGCTCCTATACAGCTGTGTTTGTAATAAGACTAATATGACCAGTTGAtattcaccttacaaaatgtatcATATAGGCAAACTCTTTGGAAAGAATGGAAAGCACTCACAGTGAAAGTCCATATGTAGACAGTTTATGACATGTTGAGAAAGATCCCATACAGCAGGTCGAAACTTTCCACAGTTTTCATGttggagaaataaaaagttactgaTGATTTTATACGTAATTGGATGCGGTCACTTTTCTAGTGTTTATGTAGTTTATGCCATCTTTTATATCAGCAGTGATCTACTGTATGACAGCAATGAATCTGCATAAGAGTTTTATTCATCTCAACAAATTAACATGCTTAGAGATTTGAGAACCTCCAAGATGAAAGCTTGGTTattaagccttattcacacaacagtgccaTTTTTGATGGATCTAACATCTGTAAAAGAAATTGCAATGAACTGCTGTTTTTTATGGTTGTTTTGCATCTATTCTATTTCACCATTTTTGATGACCAAGTATCTTCCGTTTGGCATCTGTTGTTAAAAAtcggatgaatttcattggtctctCAATTTTTATTCCGacccacagatctgttttatctgATGTATCTCAACTTGAATCGATTTTACAtctgttaaaaatggatccattgatttctattgggtcaaTGTGTCTACCAAAAGACTAAGGTATAACATGTCCATTTTATTAACTGACTGCTTTTTCTCTTCATCAAAAAAAATCATGTGACTATACCCATTCACTTCCTTTGTTAAAAcggccatgtgaataaggcctaaaaggATTGCCAATCACTTTATTTTGGCAATTGACATGCTATCTATGGTATCTTCTCACATGTCTTCTCACATGacacaaaatattaaaatggtattgaaatatatttttttaaagatatgTGTCTTGCTTTTTGGCATGACTATACAATACAGTGTCTCTGTGCACATGCTTTTTAGCTTCCATACAACTACAGTATATTGTCTTGCTAGTACCAGTCACCCGAGAGCATGCAAGTCTCACTTTTCCTTTAAATATATAATATCGTTGGTAGAATATGAATATGGATTACAAAAATGTATTaacacagcatggacaccattgtattcaactactTTCATATGGCCAAAGTACACTTTAAACAAAGAATACATCATCAGTTTTGCACTATGATATTAGGATAGTGTGGGTCCAGGGTGATGATCCTTAACTGaaaatactgtattttttggCCTATAGGATGAAAATGAGACACACCCATAATGTGAATCATAAATGAGAATTTTTGTTTACTGTACACATTCAATGAATAATATTTAGGTGATAGGGTCATGTGGTAGAGTAGAAATATAGTACCTCAATACTTCTCCAACGTCAGCCACAATGTACCATCACATTACTTGCTAGTGTTCCACCGCCATACCTGCCATAATACCCCAATACTATGCCTTCCACAGACTCACACTATGATGACTGCCACAATGTCCCAGTACAGTGTCTGCCACGTTCCCACACATAGAGAGTGCTTACCCACTTCTCTGAGGACAATATAAAGTTTTGCAGAGGCAGGAGTTAATGGAGATTACTCTTACCATCTCCACAGGTCTTAAAAGCAGTTGCTGTTGTACACAAGTTTGTATGTACAATCTGACTGTtcagggagcatataatacagggactATACTCAGAACAGTACTATAAGATATCTGCTGATACATATACTGCACTGGCAGGATGTTGTATGCTCTCACAAGCTCAGAGACCCATTGCATTTGTACTACTAGATGCTCGAGAAGATTACAGCAAAGTATGGAGGAGAAAgcaaattaacaaaaaaatatgcCAGAAATTGTGTTTTTCCACCCCCTAAATAAATTCCAACTTTTAGTAAATAAATTATGATTAACCCAAAAGAATGCCTTTGAAAAAACATAACTCTCCTCACAAAAAAACAAGCTCAACAGCTACATTGCttgaaaaatcaaaaaataaaaaattctggctTTTAGAACATgacaatgaaaaagatgaaaaacaTTTCTGCACCATGAAGGCCAAAACATGCCATGTCTTTAAGGGATTAAAATCTTttataatacattaaaaaaatctacTTTATTTTCCTGTTAAAGTGATTGGAAACATTAAGACAAGGAGTTTATATTGCCAGCATCCAGGGTGGACTTTTTTATGGCCACCCATACTATACCTCAGCATAGTGCCTTCTAATTTTACCAATCCAAGTAGAAACACATAGCAAAAGTGTGACTATgaaatacttaaaaaaataagATTGGAAATTATGAGACAAGTAAAGGAATAGGAAGAAGAAGGCAAGAAAGGagttgagggtaagttcacatgggattttttggaccgaaacctgaagcagaggccgcgcactccagccgcacactccgctccggattaggcccaatgaatgagcctagtccggaggagggagtgtcttcaggctgaatcacgaaccgacttggcctgaagaatgagcatctcgcttcttttatcCAGGAGCCAGAAGTAACGGCTCCCAAAAAAAACTctagagctgtctttttggtcaggattttgaggcggatacggcctcaaaatcctgaccaaaaaacttaccCTAAGACGATAGAAGGATGGGCCTATGTACACATTCAGTTTGGGTGATATATGAAGTAAAGACAGTTCTCCATAGTCTTTATAATGCATGATATTGTTAGACCTTGTTTGATGTGGACCTTACATTGAGTTCTGTCTTAAATGTCTCTAAGCCCAGGAACGGTTACAGACGAGCCGCTATTTTATGAGTTACAGAAAGAAAACTATCAGTGACCTGGAAAGAGCAGAACAGCTGAGCAATGAACCTCACCAAATACTTCCTCATATCTTAGATTCCCTTACCTTTGTGCACATGAAATGGTAAGAAAACAGAATATGGGCTTCCCTGCAGTCACAAATGGATGGATTGGAGCTGAAGTTTGCTTGAATTAGATTTTATGATGGTcctttatttattgtatttatttttggttAACCAATGATGTCACGAGCCATTTAAATGGTACTCGACATTGACAAACCCATGAATAGTTGCTGTTTGCTTTACAAACTCGGCTTTGTGCAGTAGGTATGCCATTTCTATATTTTCCTTTACTTCTATTCAGTTGGTAATATCACATATTGCATGAAATTTGATAGAGTTGTAGACCAAATACTCAGGTATTCTGATGCTAGGGATCTCTTGCATAGCCATAATTCtaatttttgtctttttgttGAAATCCAATGCAGTTGGTGAAAAGtagaaaaatataataatg is part of the Leptodactylus fuscus isolate aLepFus1 chromosome 3, aLepFus1.hap2, whole genome shotgun sequence genome and encodes:
- the TMEM200A gene encoding transmembrane protein 200A, with the translated sequence MIATGGVITGLAALKRQDSARSQHLLSRPTSPPPEKKPVRRRPRADVVIVRGKIRLYSPSGFFLILGVLISVAGIAMAVLGYWPQKEAFLTPELTLEVNKTQILRETGMMVRFFEQHLHSEKMKMLGPFTMGIGIFIFICANAILHENRDKETKVIHMRDIYSTVIDIHSMRIKEQKHLNGAYSGLYGETEYRHSDNPCASKLAANTIASFPGSYRSSSSIEYEDSNPRESKSFTNLLPPLLMERSGSVFGLHGHSNRIGEDKNLCSKKCETKSIVSSSINAFTLPVIKLNNCVIDEPDIDNITEDLEISNSRPRNVSMDSLAIPLPDDGNRPYKPNSSPLSRSYSIMEPIRCDSIAPAPNNGKLLSPGAARKQFGSNTSLHILSSHSKSLDLDRGPSTLNVQAEQRKHPSWPRLDRSNSKGYMKLENKEDPMDRLIVPQAPPTKKDYTNKEKLLMISRSHNNLSFEHDEFLSNNLKRGTSETRF